The following DNA comes from Ricinus communis isolate WT05 ecotype wild-type chromosome 10, ASM1957865v1, whole genome shotgun sequence.
CAATGGTATATTCTTGTGGAATGTGATATTGCTATTAGGCTTTgtttagaaaaaaatcatCTGCCAGACTTCAATTGAACTGCATTCTTGCAAAATCATGttactttttttttgcatTGTATCATTTATCCAAATTgtcttgttctttcttttagttGAAAGAATTGATTCTATCAACTCAACTGCAGGGTATCCAAACATGAGAATTGactaaatagaatttaattgaaatgaatTCTTACGTTTTGGACTTTAAAAACAAGTTGTGACAGTTATCAATTTATAAGTTTGTGGATTTTTTAGGTGATAACAAGTACCAGGAAGAAAAAGCCATTAAACTCATGGAACTGGGAACCACAGAGGGGTCGGATACTTAATTTGATTGCTAATTCCTTAGAGGTCAACCTTGCCTTGCTCTTTGGATCATCAAATCCTGATGAAaattatctttctttcattGCAAAGTAAGCTAAACAATTTAGCATCCTTTATGTCTGTGCACTTTCATATGTGTCATTGGTATTAGGTCCATAATTTCTGATTTGCATTCATGCAGAAATGCTTTCTCTATGTGTGAGAATCCAGTACTTCTTAAAGACTCTGACGCTAAAGATGCTCTTTGTCGTATAATTGGGGCTTGTGCTACAAAATATCACTACACAGCACAATCATGTGCTTCAATCATGCACATAATTCACAAATATGATTTTGTTGTTACCCACATGGCTGATGCAGTTGCTGGAGCTGAGAAAAAATATGCTGATGGAACTCTTGCTAGTTCTCTTATCAGAGAGATCGGGAGGACTAACCCAAAAGCTTATGTTAAGGATACCGTTGGAGCTGAAAATGTTGGTCGTTTTCTTGTAGAACTTGCTGATCGGATGCCAAAGTTAATTTCGACCCACATTGCTTTGTTGGTCCCACACTTTGGTGGGGAATCATATAAGATAAGAAATGCTTTAGTTGGTGTTTTGGGCAAGTTGGTTGCCAAGGCATTTAAGGATGTTGAGGGTGAAGTAAGTTCTCAATCTGTTCGTCTTCGAACAAAGCAAGCTATGTTGGAAATCTTGCTTGAACGATGTCGAGATGTTTCTGCTTATACTAGGAGTCGAGTTCTTCAGGTTTGGGCTGAACTATGTGAAGAGCATTCTGTTTCAATGGGTTTGTGGAATGAGGTTGCAGCAGTTGCTGCTGGGAGATTGGAGGACAAAACTGCAATGGTTAGAAAAGCTGCATTAAATTTACTTATCATGATGTTGCAGCATAATCCTTTTGGTCCACAACTTCGAATAGCTTCATTTGAAGCTACATTAGAACAATACAAGAAGAAACTGAACGAGCTTGAACCAGATGAAAGTGCACAGAATGCCAGGGATGGTTTGAAATCTGATAATGATGCCTCTGATGGAGGGGATGAGGTTGATAATGTAAATGCTGAAGAGGTGGCTGAGAAGCAGCAAGAGAGTTTAACTGACAGTTGTTTGCCTCATATGGAAGATGGTATCACTCAGAAGGATAGTTCAGTGCCAGATGTTGGGAACTTGGAGCAAACTCGGGCTCTGGTTGCATCTCTTGAGGCTGGCTTGAGGTTTTCTAAGTGCATCTCTGCCACAATGCCTACACTTGTCCAATTAATGGCTTCTTCTTCTGCCACAGATGTTGAGAACACAATTCTCTTGCTGATGAGATGCAGACAGTTCCAAATTGATGGCGCAGAAGAGTGCCTCCGGAAGATGTTGCCTCTGGTGAGCTTTCGTTTTTATTCAGGCCAAAAAGACATTACATTTGGAACCTGGACTACGTTTTCTTTATCTTAAGCTTAACTATTCTGCAGATAAGATTCAGGAACTTTTTtccattaatattataattctgGCTCTTGTAGGTGTTCTCTCAGGATAAATCTATCTATGAAGCTGTGGAGAATGCCTTTATTGCTATTTACGTTAGGAAACTCCCAGTAGAAActgctaaaaatattttgagtCTTGCTATAGATTCAAATATTGGGGATCTTGCAGCTCTGGAATTCATTATCAATGCCTTGGTCTCTAAAGGTGAAATATCTACAAGCACGGTGAGCTTTTTGTTATGACGTTCAATGCCGTTTAACTTAAATTAACAGAGGGCTTTGAACTTGCCATTTTGAGTTAAATCCCATTCCTTGTTTGAaatgttaattataaaattttgagaatgaGATGGTCAGTTTTAGTAATATGTTTAGACTGAATAATACTACTCGGTTTTATTTGATGTGGAAAAGGAGATGTTTAAATGTTATGTTGATGGTCATATTTACTTGAGATTTATTCGACTCATGCTATGCAATAATAAGCctattgagatttttttaattaatggtTCAGGAAGCTCTGTTTCCAACTTTCACGGGCATGTCTGGACATAAAACAACACTGTTAATGTGGttcatgaattttttttcatactgttgttttcttgcattgcaGCTGTCACTTGGTCAGTACACTCAGACCAACTGGCCTATGCACAAAATTgtttacaaataaattgatGAACTCACTTGTGGAATTCACGTGGATTTTATAGACAACATTCAATTTTTACTTAGGTTCTGAAAGCAACTGggaactaaaaaataaaataaaattataaagaataatttcCTTTCCCAATAATATTTTCCTTAGGTTGTTAGTGCACCTCTCACAAATGCTATCTTTAGAGTACTAATAAATGGGTTTTAGGGAAATGACATTTGAATCATTTCTAGATACTTCATAGTGTTAAATACATTGTGGTACCTTTAATAGACATGCTGGGATAATCCCTTCTTATGTTACATCTGTATTTagacttaaaattttaaatcagtTCAAagttttaattcttataaCTTGCATAATGGTTATGATGAAAAAGTTTTGCATTTTGTGATCATCCTTTGGAAGTTATTAGACAAATGAGGCTGGAACTTGGAAAATCAGATGACTATCAGCGTTCTGATAGCTTATAATATCCCTGCTAGCATACATATAAATTAGCTTTGATTGAGCATCTGATAATTTAGGCAATTGCTACATGATCTTAGCTTTAGCATTGTAATTGATGACAGAAGTGAATACTACCAACCTTTTTATTTGGTGGCTCGAACAAGTGAAATGCTAAAAAAAAGTTTGTTTTAAATGATTGATTTGGAAAAGAAGTTTTCCAATGTCTTTTTACTACAGCCTGTTATTTCAAAGTTAATATTTAGATCCTGAATacatatgaatatattttgCGACTTTTAGCTCTTGATATGAACATATTTCATATCTTAGATTGGTCAAATGAACTGTatgattcataatttttagGCTTCTTCAAGGATGATTGCTGGCTTAGTAGGAAAATGTGTTGTAGAGAACAAATATATGAAGCTCTTGTGTCCTTTAGTTTAATATGTTTGAGGGTACCATGCAGTTTATGGAATTTATGTATAAACTGACTTCTATCTAGTGAGATTTATGGCTGAACTGACTTGTGACTTCATCAAGTGTTAAACTAGCACGGAATAGAAGTTTCCTCAGGAAAGTTAACTGGAATGTAATACTCTGGTGTCTGATTTGTATAGGAATGCTGAATTATTGGGACAGATAGATTCCTGAAGTTATGGGTAATATTATTACTTTCTCATGCATATTGGACATTATAACTCATATTAAAGGATGGAAAAGTTACTCTCATTTGGgaatagaaaattaatcatAGATCGAATTGAACTGGTACTTTTTTTGAGACTAGTAAACTTCTATCAACTTAGCAATGAAATATTGATCAAGAAACTGAGTAGCTGTAATCTGTTTGCATTAAGATTATTATGCAAGATATTCCACGTTATTTCTAAATTCTCATAGATTAACAACACAATAATTGTACACTTACAATGAAATTGCTATGTCTAACCAAAGTCCAAAAAATTTGgtgttatattattttattcattttcttggAAATTTACCTTCCCGAGGAAGTTATTTTCAACAGAAAGTTGAATTCCAGTAACAAAAAGCTCCTGAATCTGAACTATCCAGCTCtgttattattagtattatcattattattctttttattttcacacATGCCGAGTGagttttttgttgattttggaCTATGAATCTGCTGTTGTTCTGTGTGATTTGGTTGTTAAAAGATCATGCAGGATTGAGATGTCAtgccaattttttttttattctgaGCCCAGcaagttcttttatttttctccacTTTTAAACAGTCAGCTTCCACACTGAGTATTCCCCTTTGCAGATATCAGCATTATGGGATTTCTTTTGCTTCAATGTCAGTGGAACCACAGCAGAACAAAGTCGTGGTGCTTTATCTGTCCTTTGCATGGCTGCAAAATCATCCACTGGAGTTCTTGGCTCTCACTTGCAagatattattgatattggaTTTGGTCGTTGGGCTAAAGTGGAACCTTTGCTTGCCAGATTGGCATGTGTTGCCATTCAGAGATTGTCTGCAGACGATAGAAAGAAGTTGTTGGTTAGTAATGGTAGCCGCATATTTGGTATCCTAGAGAGCTTAATAACTGGCTTTTGGCTCCCAGAGAACATATGGTATGCTGCTGCTGATAAAGCAATAAGTACCATATATACAATTCATCCAACTCCAGAAACATTAGCTGCTGATATTGTTAAGAAATCGCTTAGTTCTATTTTTGACTGTAGTGGAGGAAATGACTTGCAGAATAACGTTGAGAGTGGTAGCACCGCTGTTGTCACAGCAGTTCAAGTATCAAAACTTAGTAGATATTTATTCATCATAAGTCATGTTGCCATGAACCAGTTGCTATACATAGAATCCTGTGTTCGGAAAATTCAGAAGCAGAAGATAAAGGAGAAAATGGTTACTGATGGTGGGAATGTTCATAATACTGTCCCGAAACCAGCTGATTCACCAAATGTATGTCCCACGATTATGCCAACATCATTTTAATCATGACCAACAAGCTTTTGGCTTTCATTCAGAAGCcctcttcttttattcttcattACAGGAAAACAATATAAATGCCGAGCTAGGTGTTGCTGCCTCAGAAGATGCGATCCTTGATGCACTCTCTGAAAGAGCTGAGCAAGAGATCATTTCTAGTGGTTCCAATGAGAAGAATTTGATTGGCCTTTGTGTACCTTTCCTCTCCAAGCTATGTAGAAATATTAGTTTGATGCAGCGGGtgattctctttattttctctgcATTTAGAGCCTTCATGATCTGCTCAATTGCCCATGCAAATGTTATCTCTTTGCCAATCTGTACTTGTTATTTGTTTTGCGTCTAAAGCTGACATGGggtcattatttttttcagtaTCCAATACTCCAGGCATCTGCAATGCTCGCTCTTTGTAGATTTATGATTATTGATGCACATTTTTGGtgatatttctctctctctcctcctctCTCACACACACAACCATGCACTTGCACACACAAACACGACAGGTGAAGACAAGTGTATACTAACTTTTTCTTGAATGTAATGTCAGTGATGCAAATCTCCAACTTCTTTTCACTGTTGTGGAAAGTGCACCATCTGAAACTGTTCGTACCAATTGCACAATTGCACTGGGAGATTTGGCAGTTCGCTTTCCTAATCTGTTAGAACCGTGGACTGAGAATATGTATGCCAGGTTACGAGATCCTTCAGTGTCTGTTAGAAAAAATGCTGTGCTGGTTCTTTCACATCTCATCTTAAATGACATGATGAAGGTGAGAGAATTGTTGACTGGCACCATGCTTCTCCTCTTTTGTTATAATGATACAAGATCTTATTTCGGATAGTGCATGATTAGGTGAAAGGTTATTTAAATGAGATGGCTCTGTGTttagaagatgaagatgagaGAATATCGAATCTGGCTAAACTGTTCTTCCATGAGTTGTCTAAGAAAGGTAATCGTTGGTACTatgaaatttctaataaacTTTCTCCAGTTGGTCATTTCTCTAGCAAAAAGGAAATTGAATCCTTTTGTACCTCCCAATTGTGAAAGCAGGAAGCAATCCAGTGTATAATTTACTCCCGGATATACTTAGCAAATTATCTGTCCAGAACCTAAACAGGGAGTCTTTCTGCAACATCATGCAGTTCTTAATTGGGTCCATAAAAAAGGTACAGATTTCTTCACCTAGTTGATTCATATTTTCTCTTAACAATGATTTGAAcgttacttttcttggatccTTCTCAGGACAAACAAATGGAGGCTCTTGTTGAAAAGCTCTGCAATCGGTTTAGTGGAGTCACTGGTACATCTTTagtaccttttttttttatttgtttgccACTCTGACACCATTCTATAACCTTAACTCTCCAACTACATGGCAAAGTGATACAATCACTACAATcaatatttatgttattacAATCAATGTACTGATACGATTTTTATagcatttattattttatttaaacttgTGCGAGTATTTTGGCCACAGTAGTTTTCTTGTTTGCCATTCAGTACACTGTCCTATTTAACATTAATAGTTGTATAATGAGGTGATATATAAATTGGTATTCACTGCTTCTCTTtactttttgtttgttttgctCTTTCCTTTTAATTCTTTGTCATAAAGGAAAATTAACTAAAAGTAAATAAGGTTTAACAAGATCAGGGAAGGGGAATTCCCTTCTGAACAAGACTTCGATAAGAGGGAAACAAATTGGACATAATAATGGAAGGTGTCTCTGGAATTCTATACTGGACTAGACTGCATTTGATTGGTGAGCGAGTTTAGAAGTTCTTTAATTTAGagattattttagattttgggTAGTTTTAGGTTAAACTCTGAAATAAAGTTTTCTTCAAGTGGAGAGCGGAGATAAAGTTTGGTGGAGTAGTTGAAGTTGTAACGAGAGAACAAACTCTTTTTAGTTAGTAATGAGTGGAAAAGCTCTATAAAAGTTGATACTCAGGGGTTCTGggataaaaatatacaaatatgtAATCTTAGCCCATTAGCAAAGCTGTTTGAAAAGATGAACTGCTTAAGTTAAATTCTTGTGTTTGTGAATGTGATTTATTTAtctctatatttttttcactCTTCCATAATGCCTAACGCCAacctagaaaagaaaaaaagcaccATTTGTTTCCTACATCCTCTTGCAGTTTTCTGCTGCTGCATTCTGAAAATCTACTAATGTAGGACTTTATTTGTGCCTTGTAGATGGTTATAATAAGGACCTTTCTTTTCATGTTAGGTTAGGGCACAATGTTCCATCTCTTACCACTGCTTGATTTAGGCAATAATAGGTCAGTTAAAAGTTGCAGTTAATGAGCGATTGAAGGCAGCTCATCCCATGTAAACTAGTTTATTGATATATGTTTAAAGAGCTTTTTGTTCTTATGATCATAAACTCATGACTGTCCTATCTGTgcttagaaaagaaatcaatatcGTTCTTAGCTgctgctttttattttttttttctcccaTTTCATTAGTTGTTTAGTGGTGATTATGGAATACTCTTTGCTGCAGATGTTAAGCAGTGGGAATATATCTCTTACTGCCTCTCGCAACTGGCATTTACTGAAAAGGGAATAAGAAAACTCATTGAATCATTCAAGAGCTATGAACATGCTTTGTTGGAGGATTCTGTTGCAGACCATTTCAAAAGCATAATTAACAAGGTACAGGGTTTCTGCatcttctaatttttaatgtcCAGTTACATGATTGGTGTTCTCGTTGATCTTAAACAGGCTAAAAAGTTTGCAAAACCAGAACTTAAATTGTGTATTGAGGAGTTTGAGGAGAAGCTTCAGAAATTCCATATGGAAAAGAAGGAGCAGGAAGTGACGGCAAGAAATGCCCAAATTCATCGGCAGAAGGTTGAAAATGTAGAGCGTGTTGTGATGGCTAGAAATGAGGGTGAAGAATGTGAAGGGTCCAATATTAATGAAGGTTGGTATTGTTATTAATTGCTCTGATATTAATGTTTAAACTTTCCGTTCTCTGCTTGAATTCCTTGAACGGCCTCCTTTTTAGGACTCTTgtataatttgaaaaagaaatgccAAGAGGAGTCAGTAACCAAACTATTTCctttctgttttcttatacttgtGCTAGCGAAGACGAGCCATAGTCTTTGCCAagcatttttattaaatattttattatcagcTAATATTCTTCTGATAGAAGTTAGTAGAATTGCTAAAATAGCCAAGCTCTTGACAATGGATTGCAGGTAATGGCTCGCAATTTCCATGCTCTCGACCAATTTATTGAGGAATTTTATAATTGCTTTAAAAGTTTTAGAAGTATCATATCTCTGTCAGGCTTTATACTTCAAGCTTAATATACTAATGCATCCTAGAAGGGTGAAAAATTGTTGTTTCTTTGGGGTTTCACAAACTCATAATTGTCATTATGCTGTTTCAGATTGTACTCTTTTTCTCCGAGAGATTATGCTATTAAATAATTTGGTTATTAAGGTTGGGTTACTGTTAAAACAGATGGCGAAGTCATTGATCCATCCATGGAGGGAATATCTCAATCAAAGAATGTAGTACCAGATATAAAATTAGATGATTCAGATGGAAACTCGGGTATTTCCAGTGAGCTGACAGAGACAGAGCTAGGTGAAACTGAAGAAGTGCAGTCACCAAGAGTTACTAGAAAAGGTAATAATCTTTTagtagttttaatttatttttataattaaattaactcCTGCAGTTGCTACAACGCACTATCAGGTACAGGGACCTCCAGATCTAGAGCTAAGAAAAGCAACACAATTGATCACAAGAGTGGTGTTTCTGCATCCACTAGAAGATATACAAGATCAAAACAAAGGTAGGTTTCCATAATAAATATGTCGTCTGTTGATCCCTTGCACATATATGTCTGCATGAATTTGGTATTCAGTTTTCTGTGATTAAGAGATGTCACCAGATATGGTGTTAGGCATACTTCTCTCATCAAGGATTAAGAAATGTAAGACAACTCTTTAGGTGATTGTGCAGGTAAGAAGAGTTGGAAAGCTTCCAGATCATCCCTAGTTTTGCTtggaagaaaaaatattaagtttttttCTTGTTACTGTATTGTTGCAGAAGGTAATTGTAACATTTGATGTAATATATTACTTGCATTAGTAGAAAATaggaagaaaggaaaaaagaaaaaaggggaATGCAGTCTGTATGTAGAGCTAAGTGAAATGGAACTATTCCACTGTTTCTATCTTTCCTGAAATTATGGCCAACCCTTTGAATGCATTTGCTTTATGCATACTTGTTCTAACAGTGGAGTCTAACCCTAATTTGCAGATTGCTTATGTTTTGAGATGGTGAATGTAGGATCATCATCCtaatatttacttatataatgACACCTAGactaatttatttcttttatctgaAGTTTGGTTAACCACGGGCCAATTCCAGTCTGAAAACTGAATTGGAACCTGCCTGGTTCAGTTCTGGTTTAGAAGCACATTTGCCACTTGTTCCTATTGTTATTTGAACCAGAACCGAACTGGAATTGTCAGCAAAGGGAACTATTGCAGGGTAGTGAGGTCGACTCACATACTGAAATTTATGGATAAAAATGAGATCTTTTGCAGTAAAGGCTTCCTCCCTAAGGCTGTAAGAAAGAAATCATTttgattcattattttttccaaaagaaaaagatttcctttgtttttcttccCATTTGTTACAAAAATCTTTATAAAGGTCTACAGGAAGGACCAAAAAATGAGGTTACTTAGCAAGAAGTTAGCTCTGAGCAATTTTAGGGTGTGATTgggatattaatttatttgattttcttaaaaataattattaaaatttaaaagtaaaataaaataaaaattcaggTTGGcaaaggtttttttttttttttttttttttttttttaaatttaatgctAAACGACCCCTTAGTGTGCATATTAAGCATAGTTGGTAGTGAGCTACTGGAACATGACCCACTGACCATCTTCCAACAATTTGTTAAGTGTGTATTCATTGtcctttgtttttattttgtcccctctaattatatgatttatgatATAGCTATCCATCTAATAACTACCCAACAAATGACTAGAGGCACATGACAGCTTTTTCTTCAGATGAATAGACCATTCATGAGCTTTGTATTTACTAAATTGGACATATCCTTGTATCTCTATCCTCATACAGcttatgtataaatttttagttagagaaaatataaatggttaatttatattcaaggcctccaattaaatttcaataaattcgttcttcttctaaaagaaattcattGAAAGTTTAATAGGATCGAAGCTACGAAATAactgtttatttttatgtttgttataaaagtaataatttttaaaatattgatattgatAGATGGTGTTGATGAAATTTAAACtgaaaaattctttaattctagcaattgaaaatattagttaaattattCGATTGATATAGTTTATTGATTGCTAGAAGTAATAGAGTATTCTTAGAGTTTATTCTTATTCTGAGAAGCATGTTATGCCTTGAATAAACATCCAATTATAGCCATAAATGTTTGAAAATATGGTGGGAAAAGTGATGTTCTTGAAACAATATAGCTCAAAAATAAACATTGGCAACAAAGGTactaaaagtttaaaaataaaagaaacccTTAATCAACTAGTAATGGTAAAGAAAGGGGACCTCTTCAGCAAAAGAATGGGGGGGTCCTTTTTGGAAATTTTAGTTGGCTCCCCACCTCACCTAATTCTCAAGTCTTGACCACTTGCACTATAAGTAGGTCTTGCATGCAGCATTCACTCACTCtatcctctctctctctctctctcttaataTAAACAATGCAAGGAGGACATATGGTTGTTGAAGAGCCTCTTAGGCTCTCCTCGATTCTAACTCCCTCAAAACCAGTaagatctctctctctctctctctctctctctccaccACTCTATCAAATAATACACTAATGTGCACATAtacttgttattattatcaacTAGGACACCACTACAATACATAATTTATGGTGCTGAGCCCACATTCTCACttatttatacatgtttatctatgtatatatacatatgttcCGACACACACACAAATGCAAGTGTTAGGTAAGACTGATTACTAgtgtaaaaaaagaagaagaaaaccataccttaaaaaaaaaaaaaaaagacacgTAAAAGGCTTTCTATCCACTACTCTATCTAGTAGCCATATTTCAATACGGCCcgaaattaaattgtattatcTCAATTGATACTAAAATTGGCTTAATGGGTATTAGAGTTGTCTCCAGCAATGTGCTAAAGCAATTGATCTCatttaaaaaactaatgaTTCAAAATGTActactttcttttattaaatatattaagatGTACTAAGTAAAGGCCAAATAATTGTCTCATCACAGATCTAAATGTCAAGcaatttttcagttttatgGTACTAAATTTTTCTTCAAGTAATCTTACTCCAGTAATTAAGCTTTTTTATCGTCGGTTTCGTTCCAAAGGGAAGCAATAAATGATTCTTCTTCCTATCTCAGTCACCATATCTTTTGATACTATtgaaaatgcagaaaaataagaagTAATGCAGTTGTCACTAAGAAAATCCTTCTTAGTTTTACTTAATGAAGCAACTGAAAACTTTAGTTTGAAGGGGCATTTGGAAATCTTAGTTTTAGAATTAGTTTAAAATGCAATTGCAGATGGATAGCAGTATGTTCAGagcaaaaattatatataggaAAGCTTCAAAGCTTCATCATTTCTATTGATGGATGGAACCTTCATGTATAGTAGCCATATTCAACAGTTCCATATCTTTTAGAAGCACCTTAAGAGACAGATGAACTGCTTGCAGTATGATCATTCTTTCCATTCAAACAACCCTCCAAGGATCTAATGCAAACTACTTAAACTACTAACAAAACTTCGCCTTCATTATTGTCCCTCCTGGTTCATCGCTTAGGTTGGATCACAGAATGATGCTTATTGATCAATGATTAATAGAGAACAAGAATACTTGTCCTGAGATGCTGCTATTTTGGAACATGCAGAGCTATTTACCTTCACTAACCAAAATAGTTGGAACACTTGGACCCAAGTCACGTTCTGTTGAAACCATTGAGGCTTGTCTTAATGCAGGAATGTCAGGTGATTGTTGTGCTTTTCCATTATTCATTTTCCTAATTTCGCTCAAAATCTTACACTATGGTCAATGGTTTTTCCCTTTTCCCTTCTATGCTATCAGTTGCACGGTTTGACTTTTCATGGTTGGATGTGGACTATCACCAAGAAACTCTCAACAATTTAAGGCAAGCTATGAGAAATGCTAAGAAACTATGTGCTGTAAGTAGAAGATTACACATTTCTGACCTTAACGTTCTCTACCTGTAATTGAAGTCGATAAATGTACTAAATTACAAATTGGACAATTTTTCATCCTGGGATTACTGAAGCAGAATGATTATTGCCATGGACTGAATTTTTGCAACTTTTCTCTGCAATCATTCCTGTTCAGGTAATGGTGGACACAGTTGGCCCTGAACTTCCAATATGTAACCAAACTGTGAAACAAATTGAGCTAAAGGCTGATAACCGTGTGACAATTACTTCAGATGTTTCCAAAGAACCATCCGCAGAGATCTTGCCTGTTAACTTTTCTGGACTTTCGCAGGTATATGTTCGATGACAGGAATATGTTATTTGGAACATTTTTTTTCCTGAAATAAGTTTTCTACTTGAAGGAAATAGGTTGATGTTTTCCTCatctttacaatttctacTGTACTGTATGTTGACATATTAGCTTGAAGGTAAATGTATATGCATATGTAGAGGCTGCCATCTATCCAAACATAGAGCATTTGCATCATTCATTAGTCtcattttcttgatttctttcttgcttccagttattcttttttattactttctttttgaattacAGATTCTTAAGAAGGGTGACACAGTTTTTCTTGGACAGTATCTCTTCACAGGAAGTGAAAACACCTCTGTATGGCTCGAGGTGAAAATTCCATTTGAAACCATCTCACTGCTTGTTTAAATCTCTATGTCTGATGGTCAGGTTCATCTGCTAATTTCTTTGCTTGATATTCAGGTTCTAGAGACAAATGGTAAAGATGTCGTTTGCCTTGTAAAAAACACTGCCACTCTTACAGGATTTGTATTAATGCATATTTCACAAGTTCTTTCCAGTTTGCCAACTTTAACAGATAATGATAAAAAGGTACATTTAATTCCTGGCAAACTTTTATTCTCCTCTGCCTTCTATACCTATCCATTTGTCAGAGCAGTTAAGGGTAATGCATCCAAGCTTGACTGAGGTTTTACTTTAGTGCCATGGCCTGCCTTctgaattctttttctttgtcccTTATTTCTTGATATGACAG
Coding sequences within:
- the LOC8260412 gene encoding condensin-1 complex subunit CAP-D2 isoform X2, with product MAPHFVFPQNFRSLQEEPADNNDNNNRLYVQNLTDVVSLRPSDLEEFVKGLCFDLSDKELFCIEEQEVFDRVYSLVLGFSSLTPSCKLNFVESLRSNLSVLLPNVDSLSRVSQCQDGDDDHDHLPLLDRVTSHRNAFKIYSFFLLNIVLSEESNATVNGTNSRVITSTRKKKPLNSWNWEPQRGRILNLIANSLEVNLALLFGSSNPDENYLSFIAKNAFSMCENPVLLKDSDAKDALCRIIGACATKYHYTAQSCASIMHIIHKYDFVVTHMADAVAGAEKKYADGTLASSLIREIGRTNPKAYVKDTVGAENVGRFLVELADRMPKLISTHIALLVPHFGGESYKIRNALVGVLGKLVAKAFKDVEGEVSSQSVRLRTKQAMLEILLERCRDVSAYTRSRVLQVWAELCEEHSVSMGLWNEVAAVAAGRLEDKTAMVRKAALNLLIMMLQHNPFGPQLRIASFEATLEQYKKKLNELEPDESAQNARDGLKSDNDASDGGDEVDNVNAEEVAEKQQESLTDSCLPHMEDGITQKDSSVPDVGNLEQTRALVASLEAGLRFSKCISATMPTLVQLMASSSATDVENTILLLMRCRQFQIDGAEECLRKMLPLVFSQDKSIYEAVENAFIAIYVRKLPVETAKNILSLAIDSNIGDLAALEFIINALVSKGEISTSTISALWDFFCFNVSGTTAEQSRGALSVLCMAAKSSTGVLGSHLQDIIDIGFGRWAKVEPLLARLACVAIQRLSADDRKKLLVSNGSRIFGILESLITGFWLPENIWYAAADKAISTIYTIHPTPETLAADIVKKSLSSIFDCSGGNDLQNNVESGSTAVVTAVQVSKLSRYLFIISHVAMNQLLYIESCVRKIQKQKIKEKMVTDGGNVHNTVPKPADSPNENNINAELGVAASEDAILDALSERAEQEIISSGSNEKNLIGLCVPFLSKLCRNISLMQRYPILQASAMLALCRFMIIDAHFCDANLQLLFTVVESAPSETVRTNCTIALGDLAVRFPNLLEPWTENMYARLRDPSVSVRKNAVLVLSHLILNDMMKVKGYLNEMALCLEDEDERISNLAKLFFHELSKKGSNPVYNLLPDILSKLSVQNLNRESFCNIMQFLIGSIKKDKQMEALVEKLCNRFSGVTDVKQWEYISYCLSQLAFTEKGIRKLIESFKSYEHALLEDSVADHFKSIINKAKKFAKPELKLCIEEFEEKLQKFHMEKKEQEVTARNAQIHRQKVENVERVVMARNEGEECEGSNINEDGEVIDPSMEGISQSKNVVPDIKLDDSDGNSGISSELTETELGETEEVQSPRVTRKGTGTSRSRAKKSNTIDHKSGVSASTRRYTRSKQR
- the LOC8260412 gene encoding condensin-1 complex subunit CAP-D2 isoform X3, producing the protein MKIIFLSLQIAGAEKKYADGTLASSLIREIGRTNPKAYVKDTVGAENVGRFLVELADRMPKLISTHIALLVPHFGGESYKIRNALVGVLGKLVAKAFKDVEGEVSSQSVRLRTKQAMLEILLERCRDVSAYTRSRVLQVWAELCEEHSVSMGLWNEVAAVAAGRLEDKTAMVRKAALNLLIMMLQHNPFGPQLRIASFEATLEQYKKKLNELEPDESAQNARDGLKSDNDASDGGDEVDNVNAEEVAEKQQESLTDSCLPHMEDGITQKDSSVPDVGNLEQTRALVASLEAGLRFSKCISATMPTLVQLMASSSATDVENTILLLMRCRQFQIDGAEECLRKMLPLVFSQDKSIYEAVENAFIAIYVRKLPVETAKNILSLAIDSNIGDLAALEFIINALVSKGEISTSTISALWDFFCFNVSGTTAEQSRGALSVLCMAAKSSTGVLGSHLQDIIDIGFGRWAKVEPLLARLACVAIQRLSADDRKKLLVSNGSRIFGILESLITGFWLPENIWYAAADKAISTIYTIHPTPETLAADIVKKSLSSIFDCSGGNDLQNNVESGSTAVVTAVQVSKLSRYLFIISHVAMNQLLYIESCVRKIQKQKIKEKMVTDGGNVHNTVPKPADSPNENNINAELGVAASEDAILDALSERAEQEIISSGSNEKNLIGLCVPFLSKLCRNISLMQRYPILQASAMLALCRFMIIDAHFCDANLQLLFTVVESAPSETVRTNCTIALGDLAVRFPNLLEPWTENMYARLRDPSVSVRKNAVLVLSHLILNDMMKVKGYLNEMALCLEDEDERISNLAKLFFHELSKKGSNPVYNLLPDILSKLSVQNLNRESFCNIMQFLIGSIKKDKQMEALVEKLCNRFSGVTDVKQWEYISYCLSQLAFTEKGIRKLIESFKSYEHALLEDSVADHFKSIINKAKKFAKPELKLCIEEFEEKLQKFHMEKKEQEVTARNAQIHRQKVENVERVVMARNEGEECEGSNINEDGEVIDPSMEGISQSKNVVPDIKLDDSDGNSGISSELTETELGETEEVQSPRVTRKGTGTSRSRAKKSNTIDHKSGVSASTRRYTRSKQR